The segment ATAATAGTATAAGACAGGCAGGTGGAGTGCCACAATTTATAAATCGGACCCCCGCGATTGTATATATCTCAGTGTGGGTTATCGATAACCACAAAAACAACTAAAATGAGGTTATTTAATGGGACAGGGTAAATTTGCAGCCAGAAAGATGGTTCGGGACTCAAATAAGTTCCGGTGGGCAGACAAGAACTACGCCCGCCGTGAGCTCAATCTCGATGTGAAGTCAGACCCGTGTGAGGGTGCTCCACAGGCGAGAGGTATCGTGCTGGAGAAAGTCGGTGTTGAGGCAAAGCAGCCCAACTCAGCTATCCGGAAGTGCGTGCGCGTGCAGCTGATCAAGAACGGACGCCAGGTCACCGCGTTTGCGGTGGGCGACGGAGCGATCAACTTCATCGATGAACACGACGAAGTCGAGATCGAAGGCATTGGCGGTCGTCTCGGTCGTTCCATGGGAGATATCCCCGGCGTCCGGTACGTGGTTACCAAAGTGAATAATGTCTGCCTCCATGAAATGGTCATTGGCAGGAAAGAGAAACCGCGCAGGTGATTGAGATGACAGAAACCGAAGCAAAGAGCGCAGGACAGAAACTGCTGTTCAACAAATGGGACATTGGCGAAGTCAAGGTTATCGATCCCAGTCTTATACGCTATGTGACTCTCACCGCCCAGATCATCCCCCACTCCTGCGGCAAGTTCTCACGCCAGGAATTTGGCAAGAGCAACATGATGATTGTCGAGCGGCTTATCAACCGCCTCATGCAGACCGAGAATAATACCGGAAAGAAGCAGCTGGCAATCCGGATCGTGCGGGATGCATTTGAGATCATCAACAAGAAGACCAAGCGCAACCCCATCGAAGTTCTGGTTGAGGCAATCGCCAACGCCGGTCCCCGGGAAGAGACCGTCCGCCTGAAATACGGTGGTATCAATGTTCCGAAGTCGGTTGACACTGCCCCCATGCGCCGTGTCGATACTGCCATTGGTTTCCTTGCAGAAGCAACCCTGAAGGGATCCAGCACGAGCAAGAAGAGTGCAAGTGCAGTCCTTGCCGATGAACTCATCGCCGCCTCAAAGGGCGACATGAAGTGTTTCTCGGTAGGGAAAAAGGAAGAACGCGAGCGCATTGCAAAATCCGCCCGTTAAACATCTTTTTTTGAGGTAATTTTCATGGTCCGCGGCAAAAAATCAGTCGAGCGCGTAACTGAGCTCATGAAGGAACCGAAGCACATTCGGAACATCGGTATTGTGGCACACATTGACCACGGCAAGACGACTCTTTCTGACAACCTGCTTTCAGGTGCAGGCATCATCTCTGAGGAGCTTGCAGGAAAGCAGCTCTTCATGGACTCAGATCCGGAAGAGCAGGCCCGTGGTATCACTATTGACGCATCCAACGTCTCAATGGTGCATGAGTACGAAGGTCAGGATTACCTGATCAACATGATCGATACGCCCGGTCACGTTGACTTCGGTGGCGACGTCACCCGTGCGATGCGTGCGGTCGACGGTGCGGTTGTCCTCGTGGACGCAGTCGAGGGCACCATGCCCCAGACCGAGACCGTGCTCCGGCAGGCCCTCAAGGAGGGAGTCCGTCCCGTTCTCTTCATCAACAAGGTCGACCGGCTCGTCAACGAGCTGAAAGTCGATGAGATGGAGATGCAGATCCGTCTCGGCAAGGTTATCGATAAGGTCAACAAGCTCATCAAGGGTATGAACGAGGAAGCCTACAACAGCGGCTGGAAACTTGACGCTGGTGCAGGTACGGTAGCCTTTGGGTCTGCGCTCTATAACTGGGCAGTTTCGGTACCCTTCATGAAGAAGAGCGGAATCTCTTTTAAAATTGTTTTCGATAAGTGCCGTGCAGGCGACATGAAATACCTGGCAAAGAACAGTCCGCTCTCAGATGTTCTTCTGGATATCGTGGTTCATCAGCTGCCAAACCCCCTTGAAGCACAGAAGCGCCGTATCCCGATCATCTGGCACGGCGACAAGGAGTCCAAGGAAGGAAAGTCGATGATCAGCTGCGATCCCAAAGGTGCCGTCGCGATGATGGTCACTGATATCTCCTTTGATCCCCACGCCGGCGAAGTCGCCACCGGTCGCCTCTTTTCCGGCAGCCTCAAGCGCGGCGATTCACTCTATGTGATGGGTTCGGCATTGAAGGAAAACCGTCTCCAGCAGGTCGGTATCTTCATGGGTCCCAAGCGTGTCGAAGTCGAGGAGATCGTTGCCGGGAACATCGCCGCAGTCACTGGTCTCAAGGATGCAATTGTCGGATCTACGGTCAGCTCCCTCATGGAAGTTACGCCATTTGAATCCCTCAAGCACTACAGCGAACCCGTCATGACTGTTGCCGTCGAGGCAAAGAACATGAAGGATCTGCCCAAGCTTGTCGAAGTGCTCCGGCAGGTAGCGAAGGAAGACCCCACTCTTGCCATCTCCATCAACGAAGAGACCGGCGAGCACCTGATTGCCGGCATGGGAGAACTCCACCTTGAGATCATCACGGGCCGTATCAAGCGCGACAAGGGTGTGGAAATTATTACTTCCCCGCCGATCGTGGTTTATCGTGAAACCGTTACCGGCACAGTTGAAAATGTTGAAGGCAAGTCCCCCAACAGGCACAACCGCTTCTACTTTACCCTCTCTCCCCTCCCCGATGAGATCGTCAACCTGATCAAGACCGGCGAAGTCTCCATGAACCAGCAGATGCTGGAGCGCCGTGACGTGCTCATCAAGGCCGGCATGGAAAAGGACGAGGCAAAGAGTGTCAAGATGATCAAGGGTACGAACATGCTCATCGACAGCACCAAAGGTATCCAGTACCTCAACGAGACCATGGAACTGGTCATCGAAGGTATCCACGAGGCACTTGCCGGTGGTCCTCTTGCTGACGAGCCTGTCCAGAACCTGAAGATGGTTCTTACCGATGTCAAGCTCCACGAGGATGCAATTCACCGTGGTCCGGCACAGGTCATCCCTGCAGTCCGTGGCGCAATCAAGGGCGGCCTGCTGCTTGCCGGCGACTCGCTTCTTGAACCCGTCCAGAAGATCCAGATCACGGTTCCGATGGACCAGATGGGTGCGGCAACCTCCCAGATCCAGGGACGTCGCGGCCAGGTCTTCGATATGACCAGCGAAGGCGACACGATAACCGTTGCCGGTAAGGCTCCGGTCGCTGAGCTCTTCGGGTTTGCCGGTGATATCCGGTCTGCAACCGAAGGTCGTGCCATGTGGAACACGGAGTTTATCGGATTTGAACTCGTGCCCAACAACATGGTCAAGGAAGTCGTTGTGGCAATCCGCAAGCGCAAGGGCTTAAAAGAGCAGATGCCTACGCCGAGCGATTACCTCTCTGTATAATCTTTTACCCAATTACCCAGTCCCTTATTTTTTCTTTTTTTCATACACTGCACCACTTCAACCCTCACATGCACCATACTGTATGCTGTATTTATGAGAATTTTTCGCAGCAGATCCCGCTTAAAAAATATCAACCAGACCCTGCCCGGAATAGTTTGAGCAAACCTTGAGTGAAAATTTTTCATCGAACTTTGATTTTTATTTTTGAACCAGACCTTGCTTGAAAAATTTCAATCAATGTCTGATTTTTAATTTTGAGCCGGACTTTGCTTGAAAAAAAATTTCCGGACTCTGCTTAAAAATTTTCGATCGAACCCCGATTAAAAAATGTTAACCGGACTTTGATCGAAAATCTTTGAAGGGTTCCCGATTACAATTTTTTGACTCTGGGATTTTAAGGAGATTTGACGCTTTTGGGGGTTCCGGCGCTTCGCGCCTCCACCCCCGCCGCGTGGGCATCCCCCATGTAGCGATAACGCTCCACGCGGTTGATGCAAACCCGATACCATGAAGGGGGGTCAAGGGGTGCTCCCCTTGGGGTGCTTCCCCCTCTGGGGGAGAGAGGGGGTCACACTCGCTGCTGCTGAAGAAAATAACCCGACGAATAGAGAAAGGAGTTCTCAAGAGTCGGATAACTCAGGTCAACCAAAAAAAAAGTTAGGACCGGGGAAATTCTCCGGTCCCGTTTGTTTTTAGCGTATTACTTTGGGTTGTTTCCGCCCGATTCCATGTGGTCCAGTACCCGGTCCCACACTACCAGCATACCGGGGATGATCACGTAGGCGAGCAGACCCGTCCCGAGGAACGCCCCCATGATGATGAGTTCGTTGTCCATCATCATCACTCCAGTGCCGGTACGGTGTCTGCCCAGGTCTCGACCCTGCTCCGGATGGCTTCGTCCGTGAATGACGTAAGGGTCACCTGGTCGCGGCTGAAGTTGACGGAGTAGATCTCGCCGTTTGCATCGTGGCACCGCAGGGTTGTTGCGTACTTCTCGTTGTCGGAGTCCCGGAAGTTTGTTCCCCCGAAGGTTGTCTTCAACTGGACATCGTCCTTGATCTGGTTTGCGGCGCTCGTGAAGGCCGCGATGGTGGAGGCCCGGATGGTAATGACCGCGATGGTGTTGGCCTCTGCGTCCTGGTATACGATCCGTGCGGTGTAACCCTGCTTGCTCTTCTCTACGGGTGCGTGGCTCACTCCCGATGCGTTGTAGGAAACGCACTGGAAGGGGTTGTTCGTGATGACGCCCTGGACAATGTTGTCAAAGGCCGTCACATCGGCTATCGGTTCGACGATCTTCCGAACCGCGCTCTTGGTTGTGCTGCTGATGCTAAAGTCTGCCATAATCTATCACTCCTTTCTAGTTTTTTCCTTGTCCTGGTTCCTCCCTGGCCGGGCCGTTGTGGCGAGCCGACCTCCGCGTTTCGCGACCTGGATCCTCTGGATCCGTGGTGCGAGCAGACGAGGGCTCTGAGCGGTCCGTGCCATACTGGTCTCTCCTGGATTTGGCGGGACCCACGATGGTTCTCATCGCGTTCCCGGTGTTTGTTCGGACTTCTGTACTCTGGTGTCTTGCGGGGCGCCCGTTTGACATACCAATATGGGTTTTTCGAGAGTATACTCCCATTTCAGGGGGTACGAACCGGCGCGTTTGCAGCCCCGGCCTCCGGTTCCGGGGCTGCTGTCATGCGGATCGGATGATCGGCTCTTCGCGGGAGGATTGAGCCGTTCCAGCTGTACCGGATCTGCGGGCTGAAGGGGGCATCCATGCGGGCGAGGTTGCCCCGGACAACCTCGTACCAGACCCAGCCGTGCGGCCGGGAGGTGATCCAGAGCTCGCGGTTGCAGGGCGTCCCGATGCCGGTCTCCGTGAGCGCGGCAATCCGGTCAGCGTATGCTTCCATGACCGCGTGGGCATTATTGATGGGAACCTTCGACCGGATCGCGATGATGGTGGTCGGTCCCACGTTATCGCCGGCGATGATATCAACCGGGCTGCCGGTCCCGGTGATCTTGAATACGCGTTTCTGGTGTGCAAGCGCGATGAGGACTGCTTCATCCACTACCCGGTTTGCGTGGTGCTGGCCGGTCATTCCTCCCACTCTCCTGTCATTGCACCAATGCCGGATACGCTCCTGCCGGTTGCGATCTGCCTGCCATTGTTCATAGTGTTCTCCTGCTGTTCCTGGTTCTTTTCTGTTCCGTATACTGCGGGTAATCCGTTCATTTTTTCACTTCTGCTGGGTTTTTGTTCGACAACGATTCCTTCGGGCGCTGGTGCTCAAACGATCTCTATCCAAAGACGCCGGTCCGGGGAGAGCCGGGGCTATTATCCTGAAATTTGCTGCTTTTTTCGAATCGGCAGGTAACCTACAGGATTACGACCACGATTAAGAACCCGGAACACCGGACCGACGTCTACTGACGATTTTTAAAGAAGGTGAAGAGCGAGAAGAGTGGGGCGTGGCCGCTCGTTAACCTGTACCGCTTCCCCATGTCCAGAACATTTCCATCGGCTGCTACAAGGACCGGTTTTGCACGGCGAACTGCTGATAAGATTTCAGGCTCGAACACGCGGGCTATTCCCGCGAATTTTGCTTTGAGCCACTTCATTGTTCGTCCGACGTATCTGCTGATCATTGTATTGATCCGAATGTTAACCGGTCGGGTTATAAACTCTCGCTTTGGTTCGGGTTTTTTCGCAGTTAATATGGTGCGTATGCGGGAATCAGGGCTTGGATTGGGTTTGGATTGGCATAACCTCTGGGTTAGCTTAATCGGGAGGTGGAAGCGCGGCTGCGGGATTTGTAACGGAGGGTTTTGCGGGGCCGGATTCGGTAGGGGAGTGGGAGGGGCGGCAAATTAACCGGGCATGATCTTGTTTGCAGATTGGCTGGATCCTCTCTCTATGTACTGTATAGTATAGGGGCCAGAAGCGGGCGTTTTTGCACTATACTAAGTGGCATGCCAGGGCCGAGTAGGATTCGGGAGAAGGGGTGATCAGGATCGCTGAAGGAAAATGAGAGACCTGTCCGGCATTACGATTCGGTTTAATGGGAATCAACGATTAAGACCCCGGATTGTTTCCCCGTTTACTTACACAACCAAACCCGTTCTAAGTATATACAATGTATACATACACGGTTTTGTGCCTAATGCGTAAACTCCCGTTTACTTAGAGCCGTGGATTTATTGTAGATGAACCCAGAATATAGTTGCAGGAGTTGTGGTGAATTATGGGAAGAAAAGCCGGGGAACTTGTCCGACAGGATCGAGGGTTTGATGCATTCATCCCCAATCCGTTACCGCCGGAGATTGAATACGATGATGAGCTGCATTTTCTCCTCTCGAAGGCAGACGCAGCCTTGGCCCGCCTTGACGGGGTAACCGAGGTTCTCCCGAATCCCGATATCTTTGTTGCAATGTACGTGAAGAAGGAAGCACTGCTCTCCGCCCAGATTGAAGGAACGCAGGTCTCCCTTCAGGGTGTGCTGGAGTTCGAAGCAAACCTCAAGCCAAAGGAGGATATCCGCGATATCAGGGAAGTCATCAATTACATACGGGCCATGAATTATGGCGTTGAGCAACTCCAGAAGGGTGACCTGGACCTTGCGTTAATCAACGAGTCCCATAAGACGCTCATTACCGGCACAAGAGGTTCGGATAAAAATCCCGGCAGATATAAAGACAAACAGAATTTCCTGGGAACCCCGGGAGGGACGATCTTTCAGGCATCATTTATCCCCCCGCCACCGGCAAAAATTGAACCGCTTATGCTGGAGCTTGAAAAATTCATCCAGGAAAAAGACAAACTGCCGGTACTCATCAAAATTGCACTGATTCACGCACAGTTTGAAACGATCCACCCCTATCTTGACGGTAACGGGAGAATGGGCCGGCTTCTCATCACGTACTATCTCTACTGGACGAAATCGCTGTCAAGGCCCCTGCTTTATCTGAGTTTCTATCTGAAGAAATACAAACCGGAATATGCTGAACACCTCAACAGGATCCGGTTCCATGATGACTGGGAAGCCTGGCTGAAATTTTTCTTAAAGGGTGTTATCGAGGTATCCGAGAATGCGATCCAATCGGCACGGGAGATTATCGCGTTGAAGGATAGTTCGATTAAAAAACTGATCGAAAACAAGGTGGGAGGAACGAATGCGATCCGATTACTCGATCTCTTATTCGACAATCCAACCGTATCAATACGGGAAGTTGCGGATAAACTGGAGATCAGCCCGGTTGCTGCAAATAAACTGGTCAACAAAATGGTAGGCTTAGGAATCCTGCTTGAAATCACCGGAAAAGAGCGCTACCAGATGTTTGCATTTGTCGATTTTATTAAAATTATAGAAAAAGGGACACGAGTGTAATTATCCCCTCATATTTTTCCTCCCGCCACCTGGTTGACCACCGCCCCCGCCAGCCGCCCCTGAACGCCCGCCCTCTCTTTCAGGCGCAATTCAAGGGCATCGCACAACGCCATCAGCGCATCAACCTTCGCAACAATGCGGTGTTGAAATGAGGGCTACTTCTCCGCATTTTTTATTCTCTCAAATTCAAAACCGAATATCTTAATTTTACTTGCAAATGGTAATAAAAACAATCCGAAAACCACACCAAATAGGGCAATCCTTTCCGGAGTTAATACGAGAATATTTGCAAAATTAAGGAGTAAAACGAGGATACCGAAACCTCCCATCCCCCAACATACAAATTGAAAATTTTCAATGGCATTTTCTTTTTTCTTTAATAAATCGAAAAGGGTTTTTTGACGGGCACTATTCGCCAAAACGGAAATGTTAGGAATTTGATCCGAAAACGTTTTTTCGCTTTCTAACTTTGCAGTTACAGAGGTGCTGGTCCTACATTCACCTTTTAACTCAACAGAATTTTTTATCCCGATTTTTTCAGTTAATTTGACATTGTTTGCAGGTTCTTGTTTTACCTGAGATATCTCCAAATGACTATCATTCGATGGGTCTGGAAATACGATAAATAATGGAATATTTTGTTCATTAAGGATAGAGGCATAATTTCGTACTTGTTGTTCGGCTGAATCAACTGATCTTTTGTCTTTTCTTCCTTTAACTTCAAAAAGTGCAATTGGTTTGTTAAGAATATCATCAATAATTGCCAAGTCGACACGATGTTTGTTATCAATTGGCCATTCAAGCGCTATCGAATCTTCGGAGACCCCCTGCTGTTTTAAGGTTTCAATCAATTTGTTGATTAGTTCCCCATCACGATATTCTCTCATATTACTCCCAACCCTATGCTCTTTACAACTGCATCCGCAAATTTACTTTGGATCGTCGCCCTCTCTTTCAAGCGCAATTCAAGGGCATCGCACAACGCCATCAGCGCATCAACCTTCGCTACAATGCGGTGCTGTTCCGCGAGCGGGGGGAGTGGGAATAAAAATTGCTTTAGAGAGACTCCCGTAAGATGCTTTATTGTAGATCCAGTGAATTGTTCCGATAAGCGACCAGAATTCATTGCGTCTTTCAAACAGAAACACAACCATTCAGGAAGGAGCTGATCTCCAACACGTACTCGATGGAGAGCCTTTTGAAAAATGTATTTTTTTTCCGGCCCCTTCCAAATTGCACATCGTCCGGGCTCGCCCCCCTCACAAATTAAAACATCGCCGTGTTGAAGAGACAACTCTTCTCTTTCATTATCAGTGGCTTTGATGTTTTTAATATCGGATAAATCAAATCCAAACCAACGGACATTTGTATTTCTAAGATAGGGTGTTAACATTCCTTGATTTTTTGCCTTATCAAGCATCTTTCCGAGACGACATCTTGTAACTTGATTAAGAGTCACTGATTTCCATCTTTTCAGAATTCCGGTCTCATGCCATCCTTCAGTCAACCGCCCCTGTACTGCCAAATTCAGGATTGTTTGTCGGAGAATCTCGATATTCTCTGGACAATCACAGATTAAAGTAAAAGCGGTAAACACTTGCGCCCACTGCCGCTCGAACGCCACCGGGCTCTCCGCGTTCTGCAAACTCGCAAGGCTCGCGGTGCCAAGTTTGAGGCAGCCCGCCCGTTCCTGCTGCTGTCGGGCTTCGAGTTCATCGCAGAGCGCCATGAGCCGGTCGACTTTCGCGACAATGCGGTGCTGTTCGGCAGTCGGAGGTACTGGGATTAACCCCACATGGAATTTTTGATCATTGATAGCAGGATATGCCATTCCGGTCATCTGTGATTCCACATATTCAACGAACGGTTTACTCCGAAGGTAATAGAAGAGATATCTGTTCGAGATTCCCTCAAAAGGATGTACTACAGCAAATGCTGTACTGACAATTGGTTCCGGATTGAAGTCTTTATCGACGATTGCAATATTTAAAAGATACGGGCGAACCGTGGAATAGATCACGGTTCCATTTTTGACAAGTTTCCGTGCTCGCGATGGAGCCTCGTTTGGTTGAAGTACATTTACATCATCACCAATCAGCCCTTTTTCTTTGTTTATTGCGGTTACATCGATATAAGTAAAAATTTTATCCGGTACTTTTTGCCCACAATTATACCCGATGTCCTCAAGTCGTAACCAAATCCAGTTTTTAGGAACTTGAAATGGGATCTCTTCAGATTCAATTTTAGGGAGTGCACGGGATTTTGAAATTTCTCCTTTCTTTATCAGCCGTTTTTTTTCTTCAAGAATTTTACATGAAAGTTTACCTGCCGGCTCATCTCCCGCATCCTGCGTCCCGAGTTTCCCCCGCACCGCGAACTGCAAGATCAGTTCCCGCAACCGGGCGATGCCATCCGGTGCAGTGGCGAGCGTGGCGAAGTGCTCGAAGAGGAGGGTGTCGGTCATTGCCGGGTTCGCGGGTGTTGGATTGTTCATTGTCTAACGTCCAAAAAATTCTCCAACATTCTCCAATCCTTGTATGCATTGTATGCAAAGTATGCAATGTATGAATGCCCTGTTTCCGATTTCAGGGCATTTAATGGGATTAAATTTCTCCAATAACTCTCCAATAGATCTCCAATAACGCTCTTGAAAAATGGATACCGGAGGGGACCCCTTTGGAATCATGATTGGTGCTCTGATGTGAGGACCCACCGTGCACCCCGTGTTTTCCCGACGGTTTTCAGTGTTCCATCTTTACGCATTTCCTGAAGCAGATCCTTGATGTACTGGCGTTTCTGGGTCTCATTCAGTGCATCAGAAACCTTATCGATCAGCAGATCTTCAAACGTGTTCCGGTTTGCTTCACGATATGTTTTAAGATAAGCGACGATCATATCTTTGAAATGACCCCGGTCAAATGGCCGTTTCCTGATATAATCCGCCCGGGTATCTGTCTCCGCAGCAACCTTTTCAGAGAGGTAGAGGTTCGGGCGCCTTCCCTCTATCAACTTCTTTGATTTGAGAGATTTGAATTCAGTATCAGAAAGAGAATATCCTTTCTGGACTTTATCGAGTGCTATCACATCTAGGATATCCAGATCCTTATGCCGGACAAGCATGCGGGTATATTTTGGGTCGATAATTTTCCCGGTTATTCTCACGGATACTTTCCCTGCCTGTGATAAATCATAATCTGGCAGCGGGAAGTTTCGCTCCCTCTGGACCCGGAACATGCGCCGGATCCCGCTTCCTATCGTATCAATCAGGTTAAGGTTGACCATGGCTTGTGCGAGGAACGGGTTGCGGTAATGATCCGGAGGCGAATCACTGATGATAAGGGAATCTACGGAACCGGGGATGAACTCCCCCCGGTTGGTAAACAGGAGGGAATCATCGTTTTCAACAATTGAAATCCGGGCTCCCTGAAGGTAATCCTGATGGGCAATGCAGTTATGGAGAATTTCACGCATCACCCATGAGTCATACTGGGAAAGTTCTAGCGGGAAGAGTGTCTCATCCGTCATATGACGCACGGTAAGGTTCCGGATCTTTTCAAAAACCTTGCCAATGGCAAGAATAAGGGGGAGTCCGAAATGAGCGTAGTCTCTTTCCACGCCCGATGCATCCTTTAACACCCATGTTATCTGACCGATTGCTGGCGACAGATGGTGCAGGGAGGTACTATTTCCCAGCAGCAGGATCGCAGTGTTGGTGATCTTTCCATCAGTGCACAAGCCGGCCCGATTCAGAAATTCACTATCCGTCCAGACATCCACATCTATGGCAAGGTGGGAATTCTTTTTCTTGTATTCCTGTCGGGCGAATGCGATAGCTGCCGGATCGAGATCGGCAATCGTAGCTTTTTCACAAACGCGTGCAGACCAATCGAGTGTTGCACCCTGATCCCGGATTCGTTGGATCTCATTAAGAGTGAGCGGTTCAAGGGAATCGTGGACCCGGCCATAGACGCGGCCCTTCCATTCAGTGGGAACACCCCTTGTAGCCGGAGGAATCCTGAACATCACAACCCTTCCCTCAGGAGTCCTGAGTTCGTGAATTGAGGAAAACGTCAATCCGTGATTTGTTTGCTGAGAGATTTTCTGTTTCAGTTTGTCAAGGCCGGGGGGAGTCTCATGAAATTTTGAGCCAATGATTTTTCTGGGATACTTGTCCGTCACGCCAAATATGAGCCACCCTTCGGGTTTTTCATTCAGATTTGCTTCATTGCTGAGAGCGGATACATAGCGCCCGATAAGTTCGAAATCTACACCTTCCTCCTTGAACTCAATCCATTCCGTTTCAGTACGGAGCGTTATCAGGTTATGTAAAACCGCAAGCAAATCTTCAGACATTCCAAGTCCTCACCGGATTATTTCTTTCCCCCAAGTGATGCCATCAGTTCACGCTTCAGCGCCTCTCGCGTCTCCGCCGCCTCTGCCCGGATCCGCTCGTACTCGCGGAGCAGTTCCACCGGATCGCCCAGTTCGTCCGGCACCACGTTCGGGTTCTTGATATCAAGGTTGAACCCGTTTGCGATCACCTGCTCGACCGGCACCCGCCACGCATGATCGGTCTCGGTGCGGTTCGTCCACCACTCCACCTCGGGTACGAACTCCTCGATCCGGATGGGCTTTGTCTTGTTATACGATTTGTAGCCCTCGGGATAGGTGTGCTCGTAGTACCAGATCTCTTTGGTCGGTTTGCCTTTCTCAAAGAAGAGAAGGTTCGTCTTGATGCCGGTGTACGGGGCAAAAACGCCGTTCGGGAGCCGGACAATCGTATGAAGGTTGCATTCCGTCAGGAGTCTCTCCTTGATCCGGCTCTTCACGCCCTCGCCAAAGAGCGTGCCGTCCGGCAGCACGATCGCTGCCCTGCCGCCATTCTTGAGGAGGTGCATGATCAGGACGAGGAAGAGATCGGCGGTCTCCCGGGTCTGGTACATGGAGGGGAAGTTCGTCTCGATCCCGTCCTCCTCCATGCCGCCGAACGGGGGGTTCGTGACGATCACATCCACCCGGTCCCGGGCCGAGTAATCCTTCAGCGGGCGGGCGAGCGTGTTGTCGTGACGGATCTGGATCGGGACATCGATGCCGTGCAGCATCATGTTCGTCACGCAGAGCAGGTGGGGCATCGGCTTCTTCTCGACCCCGTGGATCGAGCTCTGGAGCAGTGCCTCGTCTTCGATTGTCTTCACGGACATGCGCATATTCTCGATCGCACAGGCAAGGAACCCGCCGGTACCGCAGGCCGGGTCCAGGATCGACTCGCCGAGTTTCGGGTCCACCATATCCACCATGAACTGCGTCACGGCCCGGGGCGTGTAATACTCCCCGGCATTGCCCGCACTCTGGAGGTCTTTTAAGATCTTCTCGTAGATCTCCCCGAACAGGTGCCGGTCCTCGGTCTTGTTGAAATCAATATCATTGATCTTGTTCGCTACCTGCCGGACCAGCGTCCCGTTCTTCATGTAGTTGTACGAATCCTCGAAGACCTTGCGGACGAGGATCCCGGAGCCGTTTAGTCCGGCCTCCGCAGGCAGTTCCTTCAGTTTCGGGAACAGGTCGGCATCGATGAACTTCAGGAGCACGT is part of the Methanoregula sp. genome and harbors:
- a CDS encoding class I SAM-dependent DNA methyltransferase — translated: MAVGTTIKTIQDIMRKDAGVDGDAQRISQLGWMLFLKIFDDKEKEYELFKKGYRSPMPERLRWRNWAADPEGITGDVLLKFIDADLFPKLKELPAEAGLNGSGILVRKVFEDSYNYMKNGTLVRQVANKINDIDFNKTEDRHLFGEIYEKILKDLQSAGNAGEYYTPRAVTQFMVDMVDPKLGESILDPACGTGGFLACAIENMRMSVKTIEDEALLQSSIHGVEKKPMPHLLCVTNMMLHGIDVPIQIRHDNTLARPLKDYSARDRVDVIVTNPPFGGMEEDGIETNFPSMYQTRETADLFLVLIMHLLKNGGRAAIVLPDGTLFGEGVKSRIKERLLTECNLHTIVRLPNGVFAPYTGIKTNLLFFEKGKPTKEIWYYEHTYPEGYKSYNKTKPIRIEEFVPEVEWWTNRTETDHAWRVPVEQVIANGFNLDIKNPNVVPDELGDPVELLREYERIRAEAAETREALKRELMASLGGKK